In Lytechinus variegatus isolate NC3 chromosome 6, Lvar_3.0, whole genome shotgun sequence, the DNA window atttctttttaaattaataaaggGCAACAACGTAAAACCCCACTCTATTATCTATCTgctttctacttttatttaatccaattttttcctgttcttatagttttattttgtttctttatcattttccatttttcagCCATTGGGCATCGCTGTAACAATGTTATTTCCATCTAAATCGCCTTTAAATCGTCCACATTACTTTTTGTtggcgttgtggcccagtgggtAAGTCTTCTTACTTTGAATCAAGGAATTCATAttcgttgtgctgcactcaacccaggtgatatGAATGGGCACCTTGtaagaatttattccttgaaatgatgTATGGCTGTGGGGGCTAAAACCAGGGTATTAATATCCAAATCCTTGGACATAACGTCCCAAGCGCGTAGGGACGTTATGAcctaatgtgatatgcgctatacaagaactgcgtcattgttattattaacaaATGACTCCCGGACTATTTTTGGAAATTGATGATTTAAAGTTAAACAATTAATAACTGAACTCTGCGCAACACATTTATTCTGGTGAAATTGTTTATCAAACACGAGGTCCATTTTACACAACTTgtaatatcaacaaatttgcaatgacagtttaaagctactaaCATCTTTAGATTCTAATGGCCGATGGTATACTTTTACAGATTTGGCAATTTTTCTTTAACACGTCTTAGTGACATGGGCATGGTTCTTGCACCTATTCTATGCGATGGTGGGTTAACATTTAGTTCATTACAATTGTGTATAACTGCCTGAGTAAATAGCAAACTATAGCCCTTGGACAAGTCCTCTTGCGCTGCTTGTCATGCCGAAGGCTACAAAGGGAGTATAGGCCATGTTAAGGGAAATAACAGCACCGAGAACCTTGGTCAAAGGCTAAGCAAGATAAAACACAACGCACCTGCTGGAGAAATCGTATGAGATGTAACTGTGATAGCCTCTGTCACAGGCGCGATGGTCCTGAAGGATAACGCAGGCCGTCGTGGACCTTCCTCACCCGATAAGCAATTGATGACCGAAACAGCGACTAGATAACCGGTATCCGCCTCAAGGTGCCCGATGTAGAACTCGAGCTCGTTGCCAACCGGTACGAACCCGACACTAAGCCACGGTTCGTTGTTATCGCCGACGTCCTTCTTGATGTTGATATCGTAACCACAGATAGGGCCATCCCCTTGGTGGTCGCTAGTCCACTCGATCTCCGCTTGTGACGTTGAAAGATTGGTCAGAACAGGGGCCATCATCAAAGTCGGTGGTTCTACGAAGGAAGAGAAAGCAGCAGGAGTGATAGGAAAAATGTTAATATCCGATTTCATTACtttatacaaaagaaacagattatacaaaaatatatacgaGTGGAGCACCTCTGGAAGTCTCGCTTGCATTAGTAAATACGCAATTCAATATCGCGGTAGTGGTGACAAAAACACCACTCATTgttttatgatgataaaatactatgttcGCTGTccctaaatgaaatttgaccttgatcgtgtGACCTTAAACTTGTGCAAGACGGTCAGGGGTACTTGATCACCCTTatgtcaaaatttcatgaaatagatccccaaattttcagttatgatattaaaaaagaaaatagccttggttaagatttcgttTTGATATCCCCAACATAATCTAAGTTCCTTTACTttaatcatgtgatctgaaactcatAAAAGgtatttggtgatacttgattaccattatgtttaattttcatgagCTAGGCCTATACTTTCTGAgttaaatttcaaaaaaataattttccggtaagattttgatgttcattCCCCCAACATAGTCCGAGTTTAATGACCCTAAATaaccattgaccttggtcataggACATCAATCTCTTGCAGGATGTTGAATAATACCTGGTAATCATTATATTTGCGTTTCACGAAGTAGgcccataaactttctaagttatgatgacatttcaaaacttaatctTCGGTTacgatttgatgttgacgacgccgctgCAGTCTGGAAAGCAGCGCCTATAATTTCACTCTGCTATgaaggcgagacaaaaatgaaagagtatacattttcaaagttttaaatcattgtcagctgaaatgatttttttaatgaagataacaatcatgacaattaaaCAAGAAGAGTAACAGTTTTCACTCGCATCTGACAGCAAACTAACCAAACGAAAACTTTGATAATGATAGCGATAGGTTTAATCatgatgaatggatgaatggagATAACgatttaagggggggggggggttaaaaagcTCCAATGCAGATCAACGCATGGGGGCAAAACGTCGCCATTCTTGGCcgtttaaaatatattttcatcattttgcgaTGGATTACGACATACCTTCAAATAACAACACAATCATATTCCATCATTTGCCGTGCCTTTTCTTTCTCGACCTCCTTTCGCTTTTTGTGCTGTTGGTTTCGGAGCTTTGGGGGTGCAGTGCCCTCTACGCTCCTATACCGGTGGTAACATACTTGctaatttattgatattattgtcTGGTCAATGTTTCAcaaagctattcgtaagttacaaatgactgtacttatgacttgcgaccctcttttttttttgctaaatgGTATTTCCCTCTCTGGTATCTAACCTTTAACCTAACATAATAATGCAATCCTAGCCTTTCATCTTAGATGAAATATAAGCAAATGCCGTGTTGCCCCCTACAGGTTATTAACTTAGTACTTAAGAACATATTCGATTCGTGCATTAAGTCGTTTGTAACTTAAAGAACAAATTTACGAAAAGCTCACCAGATGTCACAATAGTAATGCCCACTTACCAGCACCATATCATTCTATGGAAAATTTGgcagaatgaaataaaagtttCATAACCTCACCAATTGTGGAAGTCCTCAGAGACAATAATGGTCCTTCTCCGAGTTGAATAATTCTTGCACCGTCGCACAAGATAGGTCTTACTGAGACCTGGTACCCCATAGACGGCTCTAAGCCAGTTAGGTTGAAGACACTCTGTTCCACAGACTGTGGACCCGGTTGCAATGGCACGAGACCCGCAGTCGTCCAAGGCGTGGCGTCATCCCCGAGACCCCTCCTGTCGATAGCATAGCCGCACGTAGGTCCATCACCGACGTATTCATCTTGCCATAGGACAGTTGCATAGGTTGTTCCTGATGCTATTGTGCTAGGGTGTTGGTGCAAGCTGGGCAAaactaataaatgaaataagaataaaattatCATCCGTTTTATTCTTACATTTCATGAATaggcctaataataataataataacgttttatttacccatggTAGCCACTGCAGTtataggaaactgctctaccagcgggccctgcttgACATGATAATGGTATTGTTGCTCCCCTTCTAGAAtataaatgctgagcgcctagcaagaaggtaGAAGGTCTCATTTATAAAAGTCGTTGGTACGACTCGGCCTAGGACCGAACCCACGACCTCTGGGTTCATGATCATAGGCGGACGCTCAACCACTGAGCAGCCATGCCCGGTTAACAAAGAACTACAATTCAATGCCCGAGCAAAGCTACGTGAACTGCATTTGTGACCATCTACCCCCAGAACACCAATAAGTCGCCAGGAAAGGTTTTTTATTGATAGACAAAATAGTAAATTggttttcaaaatgaaagaaaaacaattagCTTGTCTAATCATGGACCTACaagctagtaggtccatggtctatAGGAGTATTCTTCATCATTAATATACTTTAAAAACGTCAAGTTGTTCAGAAAAAAAGGTACAAGAGTTTCTTTGATGCAATTTTTGGTGGACTGCTTAGAAGTGTCATTGAAATGGCACAGAGTGCACACCTCATACTTGAGTGATCTTCTGAAGCTCTGTTctttctgcattcaatcaagtatttGAGTGAGTTATTGTTGATCAAGTTTTACAAatcatatatcattttgaacATTGGTATTCGCTTCTTCAAACTCTATTCATTTAGGGTGATTTACCGTCGGTTTGGGGGTGGCTGGTCACATTTCATACTTAAGTTTTGACCGGTCAATAGTACAAGTCACCATGGTAATTTGtgtactattttgagtagggggggggggtattcgtGCCTTCCCACGATAggggcacgtcccccctgggatttccgcccatgggcCCGTGTAACCTAAACCTGATTTCGGAATGAACAAGGGGGTAAATATCAACTTACCATAATTCTGTGTTGACGCGGACAGTTCGGGACTTGATGTCCCTTCTTTCCCAGAGCAATGGAGAAGACGTACACTTATACCATAGCTGGTCCCTGCGTCCAGTCGGTCAATTGCGAATTGGTAGAAGTTTGCATCTTCTTCAACGGGAACAAAACCAACACTCGTCCACGATGTCGATGAGGGATTTTGGAGATAGACAGTTGACCCGCAGACTGGACCGTTACCATTGTAATTTAGATGCCATGACACCCAAATATACGAGGTCGTAACGCTTATCACTTCGGGTGCGTTCTTCAAAGTTGGCAAGGCTAAATGAATGAGAAATTCaggtaattttatttatttttttctaattcattttttcttttttgagatttgttagaaaaatatttgaaaaaatggcCTCTGTGGTCAAGGCTATGCCTggtttaaataaacaaaacaaaacacgaATTACCCGAGGTTACAGGAATGCTGTTGTGTCGTGACAGTTGTCGTTTTGACGTCACCATGGACCCAACACAAATATCGTGAAAGGTCCATGACTTCAcggatacaaaaaaaaaaagaaattagacaTTCTAAAGATTTTCGCGATTAGTTACGATAGGCCAATCGTGGCTTTTGTAAATAATCGCAAGGCAGTGGGAACAGGCTATTACATTCGTTCTTTACCTTGTGTCTTTATACTGGTGCTATCATGATTTCACAGGTTAAAAGAACGGTTTTCATTTAAACACCGTCTTACtatgtggaagagccgtggtgtagtggttctgactctcgccttggaaacagagggtcgtgtgttcgaatcccaccgtggtctagcgccctttggcaaggcgttaatccacactttgtcactctcgacccaggtgctaaatgggtacccggtaggatgcgaaaggtatagtatgtttgattttgccagcgccatgaggctgcgatgaatgcaaggaatgctccccagagagtggaaattgtgcacttttcgtgcaggattgaaattaatccaataaccggggtaataatatgctgtaacgcgctttgagccattctgggaaaagcgctttataaaaattggctattatcattattactatataCCGGGTGAGAATTAGCGTACCTTAGAGggcgagtcacaacccatgcaagggacgtatccatgcccccccccccccccgacgagccaCAAATGGCCtgctcctttgaacttgaaaacccttttttttattgcttgcttgtcaatttttttttctggtgcaaaatgtcttttgtcctttatttgtggttgaagaccctttttttgcttgtcaattaaAGGACGttatttaacccccccccctttagaaaATCTTAGGTACGCCACTGCGTGAGAGTAAACAAGGAATGGCGCCTCACAAATCCCTATTTTATGGAAAAGATAATGACATGAACGCACAATCATTTTATATAGCTGTAAAGAAtacaattaaaataattaatttgatGCCATATTCATGCGGTATGTGTAACGCTTGGATAATCAGTGGGTATTCTCtgcaattatgcaaatttttatttgcGCCGAAGTATGGTATGTCTGCaatgggtgaatccagatgccaATGCTGTCATAATCCTAGATGGGTTAGTAAACATGTTTGCAAATCCGTTTCCAATCAAATTCACTTGAGAAATGATACTTACAAGTGTTTATTTATAAACGATTATATTATAAATTACTGAGAAGGAGTTTTGAAATGGATGTTAAAGCAACCGTTGGAGGGTTATGGCGTCGCTGACTTCTGCATTCATTCATTACAGTTGCGCTGACGGGCGGGCAGAATTACCGACGAAATCCAgaggaaagagggggggggggggtgtgcatCCCCACATACCCCCTTTAGTAACGGCCCTGCAATCAAGATCTCGATCATCTGATACTAGGCTGTGGGGAATCCCCATCATGACAAGTACTTGAAGCATTTGGGGGAATCCCCACCACTGTATGACGTCGTCATAGGTCTATCATCCGGCCCcgccgtgccccccccccagagtgccacaatcaaaatttgtattggAAATATGTCGTTTACCCGCAATTGCTAATAAGGTAAAATGTTTTAAGAGGcaaaatcgtttttttttttctattctgaCATTCTGTGCCAAATTTTAACCTACTTTATTTTGTTCCTTGACATTTGCACGcatttcaaatttattcatttgtttatttagttattttttttttggggggaggggctaaaaaattaaaatctaaACTAGCTGTATCATGCACATTTTGTATACTCACTTGGATTGCTATCTTTGAAGTAGAAATATGAGATCACAGACGAGTAAgctaaagaaaacaatgaaaaatgaaaataaatttgtataatttgttttacCGTGTAGcagtttgaaagaaaaaataatttaacacaATCCTGCAcatagaaatatatttattattatcattattagtatatatatatatatttaggggggggggatccactaaaaaaaaCCAGATTCGTTTAATTCAGACAATTCAACTGATATAATTGTATTTGTCTACCAAATCGCCAGAAAGGACATGGTTAGTCAAATTACAAGCCGTAGTTGCATGAATACTTGCAGTCTATTCagtcattttcacaaaaaagtgatttttgaCAGAAAATAGACAATATTAAATGACCACAcatgtcttttcttttttctctctttggaTTCAGTGGCCATGAAATCATtaatttagacatgaaaaacTATATGGAATACTTATGattatatgtaaaataaaattgcgatttgggggcaattttttttttcttacaaagaaaaacagaattcgctcatttgaaattgaatttcccAAAAGAGGTTTTATTTGCCAACCCCTCTTATTAGGGTacgaattattttttttacggACACTGGATTCATTCAAAATATCACCAGACATATCAGAAGtattaaatttataaaatatccATTCAATAAGACTAACCTTTAATAATGcaatgtttatatttatttaattttcaggATTAAAGATTCTCAAATTAAACaacaataaatataaacaaataaacaacaacaatgcccgGGGATTATCTAAAAGTAACTACTTTTCTGTTTAGGCTCTCCTCATTGGTTGATATAAATTCATACCAATATTATATACGCGATAAGAgtaataagaaatatatattgtgaaaataCATGCATAGGGTTTTTGCAACAAAACCATTGAATTAAAACTGATATTACATaccattaaaaaaaggaaatttcgtccacgaaaaagtCTTCAACTTCATAGGGAGGGGGCACACAACATTATTTGAACTGCTAAAATATTATtgattgaatattattttcttggCAAGGTTACCAAGATGCTTTTAGTAAGGTAACATTTGGAAGGGTTATGgtaaaaaagacaaattatataAAAGAGAAACATAAAAAGTATTATTTGGTTTGTTCGTTAAAATCACAATAAACCTGTAatcttttgaattatttctttttttctacttgGTCTTCATTTGGGTCAAAATCATGTCGGTTTATAAGGCACGTAGACCATGTTGACTAGTCAAATAAAAATTCATCTTCAAAGATAGTTCACGTCATATCAAACTAAAGAAAGGTAATGatataaaattgcattttggTTTATTATTGCatcgccatttttttttttctcaatctttcttctcttttgggggtttcgaaaaaaaattctcaaaaacaTCAGCGTGATGTTTTGGTGAAAATCGTTTTGTTTtgcctgtcatttttttcttttttttcgggggagggggagggtgtTTTCAAACAAATTAAGCCTCTCTAGAAAATCTTTGCAAGCTATACAAGCCCCTAATTTAAATGACTTTgtctttgtatttattttcgaAGAACTGTTGGTACACGATTCATtcacttttcattcatttattggtttttgcaacatttttcataacaaaattctggacaagaaaatacatatttgaattTCGACAGCAAGATAATGAACAATActtttgtatataaatcatcaaatatatcaaacataaatgaaaacaattaagTGGTATTTTCATTTACACAGTTAATAGGATGGTTGCAAGGGTCGtcacaaaagcaaagcttgaaaaCGTAACAGCCCTGGAAAATAGATTAcccttcgtaattccgaaacacgttaattgcttatacctcgatgttcattaatccgaaaacgtcaaggggttcgttagtccgaacaTTTATGGTGTTATTCCgtaggttcgataatccgaaaaacgaaataaggttcgttatcaTTTCggtttcggaataacgaagcttcggaattacgaatgtatgcgggaaaACAGCCCTCGAAAACAATAAGATACAGcttgattatcattatcaatatggGCACATCCGATATACTTACCTAATAAGACCAACACGACACACACCAAACACACCACTATCACCACAGCAGATCGAGTCCATTTCATATTCGGTCCAAGCTGGAATAATATTATGGTAGTATCCTATGAGTATGACGATAAATAGCAGCGTTGCCGATACTCGAATTGCTCGTTGAATTTTTCCAGAGTCACCTTTATGTTGTTCTTGTTTCTTAATTTCGATCCACATCAATACTAGCTGATTATACAGTCATCCTCAGAGCTATTCacatattattatgattattatgaaaatGTGATGCTTACTGCGCGGCAATCTGGTCCAATCAGGGCGACCAAAGGGAAGGCCTCTCTTGATTTTACGAAAGATGCGTTGCGATACAATGGATTGCGAAATTCGGAGCGGGGATTCCCCAATGCAATGCGTAGTGTACAGAGAAGTTGAAGGTCAAATTACTACACAGCTCCTTGGTTGAACCCTGGTTGACTACAGATGGCGgtattattttgataaataccACATGTATGATTGGGGTGTGACTGggggtgccgtggccgagtggtctatgGCGCCTGGCTACAGGgagaccagatttcacaaaatgaaatacgggacaatcgacaaaaaaagATCGACATggaaggctacacagtgttacacctatgaaaaattataaagaattggaagggtgggtaaacgaaagaatgaaggagagaaagaaaagacgaaagcctgaaagagatgaattgagaagaaagaaagaaaaaattaaggggaaaataaagggaaaataaaaaaagaataaaagaaagttagaataaaagaaagaataaaagagagaaaaatgttaccgtcatttttttaattgaatacagaaaaaagaaaaagaaaggaatggaagaaaaatacaatgtgTGACAGACaacataaaggagagaaagaaaaaaagtaagaaaaatgagaatgaaagatatttaaatttaaatttcaattcttttttatttcatttccattcaaatgatagaatgaaggaaatgaattttttccttcattcttttaaagaaataagcaaacagagaaagaagagaggagggaaggaaggaattaagggagggagggagataaagaataagggaaagaattagaaggaaaagtaaaatgaagaatgaaataaaggaggaaagagagggagaaagattTAAGTGAGGAGGGgatgaaaacataatggaagaagaaaaagaatttaaagaaaaaggagaggaagggagggggagaaaaaaaggttttaagaaagaaagaatataaaaagggaaatttgataaagaagacgggtaagaaaaaggaggaaagaaagaaaaggagaaaggatcaggaaagacaaacaggaaataaagatagatggaacaaaaacgggcaagcaggaaggatagaaggatgaagaaagaaggatagaaaagaaagaggaataaagttcaaacttcaagcaaaaaaagccaatcatttaacaaaaaaaatcataatgatatttggtgtttttcaaatataattttagaataaaaaaaaatgttttagaaatgaataaaatttcaaagtgatttttttttaacttaaaaattagatgaaacatcgcggcatcatacacaacaagactcaaaacgaaagctgaaacaactagatctagttatgaaaactcaataacttgttcctccgagattacatctccaaatcagtaatctgagaacccataatatagtcatacaaatttcccgccgattttgtgattattttggcatgtttggtggagagaatctgctcagatcctacatgcctagctagtagcctgccacacaatggcaggaggccagttcgtttgcgatgtattgggttagcaagaaaatcaccgcagaacttgcaaaagtttatttatcgattttattgttgtctctgcttcgtcatctgttggttattttgatgaaaattcgtcacttttaaatacattttgttcaatattctgaaatacgggacaaatatgcgtcccgggaagggtttgtcgggacccgggacaaagaagcaaaatacgggacaatcccgggaaataagggacgtctggtcaccctgcctgGCTATACATTaaaagtccggagttcgatcccgGCACATTTGCCCGTAAGCAAGGCATTAATTAATCTACAATTCTcctttatcctgctttcaaataaatggaaatgctgtgcatttttggtaactaggtgtgcacttgtttaaaaagaatatgTCTGTAAATTATATGTCTGCACTAACAACTGATTTAAAGATTATGTATATAGTTTTTCATATAATTGGCGTAAATTAGCATTTAAACTAGATTCCTAATCACcagttttatgtattttttcctcgAGAATTAAGGTTCCATTCAAAAGCGATGAGTATGCAAAAGTAACCAGCCCCTTGTAAATGCTTGTACCATGAGATACGGTTGAATGTGTATTTTACCATATAATCAGCACACATTTTTGCCCAAATCACCTATTGTAGATCTCCTATagtcaagggcgccggaagcggggggggggggcacttgcccccaaagaaaatttttggggggcaaaacgagattttgcccccccccccaatgtgctccctaaaagtagaaaaatgatattatttaaggacaaaagtaaacgatgaaggcacctttctgcctaagaatt includes these proteins:
- the LOC121417818 gene encoding twitchin-like, translated to MKWTRSAVVIVVCLVCVVLVLLAYSSVISYFYFKDSNPTLPTLKNAPEVISVTTSYIWVSWHLNYNGNGPVCGSTVYLQNPSSTSWTSVGFVPVEEDANFYQFAIDRLDAGTSYGISVRLLHCSGKEGTSSPELSASTQNYVLPSLHQHPSTIASGTTYATVLWQDEYVGDGPTCGYAIDRRGLGDDATPWTTAGLVPLQPGPQSVEQSVFNLTGLEPSMGYQVSVRPILCDGARIIQLGEGPLLSLRTSTIEPPTLMMAPVLTNLSTSQAEIEWTSDHQGDGPICGYDINIKKDVGDNNEPWLSVGFVPVGNELEFYIGHLEADTGYLVAVSVINCLSGEEGPRRPALSFRTIAPVTEAITVTSHTISPAADGTDMTEIPPATATSACPIIPEVKCTECLQNTTLSMPVYGECHDWKLAFVVALPSLLFLLGLLVLSYIRLKRRSKDSLGTTEINASPCTVATIPAPRNVYVERNDIENPYEEIEQKGLHI